A region of Plantactinospora sp. BC1 DNA encodes the following proteins:
- a CDS encoding transposase, with translation MSREEDDAVALVRVYCGLASADATGRPAPAGATLTSAVVDDAGRLLHVCEITDDPAGYAQLGAVLVERGSGPSGVAVAADSDDHLVTSLLSAAGRPLVIADDDAVDDFAERFADDESAEERESAPAERRAVGLARALQAGALSAATLPPPRELVSFKPVLAAHAALANGRHAAAVALREVLRELYPAALRAYPDPAEPVSLAVLDALPEPGMLGGTAARGRDTSVATDAIAAHLAADGVAEADVITDAVTALRVAIAETPRRGAANKALTSAAAETVRQAVAAVRACDAGCDALVATLTARVVSTPAPSRRAGRRSVGDAPVPAGTGLPVREPVPSSGRRNRHQPAAAGTGPASPQPMGPPPVAPAPVAPPPMAPPPVTPSSAPPLSPAATLSMPVVPVSGPPREPRSAAPSSAPPAYQADTMANRPVSAPPPPPPGMTPIPPTQRGSIPPAEAGEPFRATLTTAAINSARNERRPTPITPRPKTNGDSSTRPGTISAAGLTVSVPAARPEPTAPPGSRANWPLVNSGDEQDDRAAGSGYPGYPGGQSGERDAPVSAAPADGRVTPPWQADDLPPEPPTLRLVEPSPLADRPLHNGLPADNPPLRLVDREEPAARAGSALPRRNTEPSTPPVSDEGDGDLLIFAAARSAWFTGHPEESEVEWSSTADSGWRAAEQASRPSVGASTNAGLPKRVPQANLVPGSPLRDERPLRIVRDAARIAEHTTGYFRGWRRGQEIGGYAVGGRPGREAAGGWDFSRDPDERADNLDYEYRSAGYRS, from the coding sequence GTGTCTCGGGAGGAGGACGACGCCGTGGCGCTCGTGCGGGTGTACTGCGGTCTGGCCTCTGCGGACGCGACGGGTCGGCCGGCTCCGGCCGGCGCGACGCTGACCTCCGCAGTGGTCGACGACGCAGGCAGACTGCTCCACGTCTGCGAGATCACCGATGACCCGGCTGGCTACGCCCAGCTCGGCGCGGTGCTCGTCGAACGGGGCAGCGGGCCGAGTGGCGTGGCCGTCGCGGCGGACAGCGACGACCACCTGGTCACCTCGCTGCTGAGCGCGGCCGGGCGTCCACTGGTCATCGCCGACGACGACGCCGTCGACGACTTCGCCGAACGCTTCGCCGACGACGAGTCGGCCGAGGAGCGGGAATCCGCCCCGGCCGAGCGGCGCGCCGTCGGGCTGGCCCGGGCGTTGCAGGCCGGCGCGCTCTCCGCGGCCACCCTGCCGCCGCCGCGCGAACTCGTCAGCTTCAAGCCGGTACTCGCCGCGCACGCCGCGCTCGCCAACGGCCGGCACGCCGCCGCCGTGGCCCTGCGCGAGGTGCTGCGCGAGCTCTACCCGGCCGCGCTGCGGGCGTACCCGGACCCGGCCGAGCCGGTCTCGCTGGCCGTACTCGACGCGCTGCCCGAGCCGGGCATGCTCGGCGGCACCGCCGCACGTGGCCGGGACACCTCGGTCGCCACCGACGCCATCGCCGCCCATCTCGCCGCCGACGGTGTGGCCGAGGCCGACGTCATCACCGACGCGGTCACCGCGCTCCGGGTCGCCATCGCGGAGACCCCTCGACGGGGCGCCGCCAACAAGGCCCTCACCTCTGCGGCGGCGGAGACCGTACGACAGGCCGTGGCGGCCGTACGCGCCTGCGACGCCGGCTGCGACGCGCTGGTCGCCACCCTGACCGCCCGGGTCGTCAGCACGCCGGCTCCGAGCCGGCGGGCCGGGCGGCGCAGCGTCGGTGACGCACCGGTGCCGGCCGGCACCGGGCTGCCGGTGCGGGAGCCGGTGCCCAGCTCGGGTCGGCGCAACCGGCACCAGCCGGCGGCGGCCGGCACCGGGCCGGCCAGCCCGCAGCCGATGGGGCCGCCGCCGGTCGCTCCGGCACCGGTCGCACCGCCACCGATGGCCCCGCCACCGGTCACCCCCTCCTCCGCGCCGCCGCTGTCGCCGGCCGCCACGCTCTCGATGCCGGTCGTGCCGGTCTCCGGACCGCCCCGGGAACCGCGCTCGGCGGCGCCCTCCTCCGCGCCGCCGGCCTACCAGGCCGACACGATGGCGAACCGGCCGGTCTCCGCGCCGCCGCCTCCGCCGCCCGGGATGACGCCGATCCCACCGACGCAGCGCGGGTCGATCCCGCCCGCCGAGGCCGGCGAACCCTTCCGGGCCACCCTGACCACCGCCGCCATCAACAGCGCCCGCAACGAGCGGCGGCCGACGCCGATCACGCCCCGACCGAAGACCAACGGGGACAGCTCGACGCGTCCGGGCACGATCTCCGCCGCCGGCCTGACCGTGTCGGTGCCGGCGGCCCGGCCCGAGCCGACGGCACCGCCCGGTTCCCGGGCCAACTGGCCGCTGGTCAACTCGGGCGACGAGCAGGACGACCGGGCGGCCGGGTCGGGATACCCCGGCTACCCGGGCGGGCAGTCCGGCGAGCGGGACGCCCCGGTCAGCGCGGCGCCCGCCGACGGGCGGGTGACCCCGCCGTGGCAGGCGGACGACCTGCCCCCCGAGCCGCCGACGCTGCGCCTCGTCGAGCCGTCGCCGCTGGCCGACCGGCCCCTGCACAACGGTCTGCCCGCCGACAACCCGCCGCTGCGCCTGGTGGACCGGGAGGAGCCGGCGGCCCGGGCCGGATCGGCCCTGCCCCGCCGCAATACCGAGCCGAGCACGCCCCCGGTCTCCGACGAGGGTGACGGCGACCTGCTGATCTTCGCGGCGGCCAGGTCCGCCTGGTTCACCGGTCACCCCGAGGAGAGCGAGGTGGAGTGGTCGTCGACCGCCGACAGCGGTTGGCGGGCCGCCGAGCAGGCGTCCCGGCCCTCGGTCGGCGCCTCGACCAATGCCGGCCTGCCCAAGCGGGTGCCGCAGGCCAACCTGGTGCCCGGTTCGCCGCTGCGGGACGAGCGCCCGCTGCGGATCGTCCGTGACGCTGCCCGGATCGCCGAGCACACCACCGGCTACTTCCGGGGCTGGCGGCGCGGCCAGGAGATCGGCGGCTACGCCGTGGGTGGCCGGCCGGGCCGGGAGGCCGCCGGAGGCTGGGACTTCAGCCGCGACCCCGACGAGCGGGCCGACAACCTTGACTATGAATACCGCTCCGCCGGTTACCGCTCCTGA